One Methylocaldum marinum DNA window includes the following coding sequences:
- a CDS encoding flagellar hook assembly protein FlgD — MSIDLNTLKSLGLTEPQAAARKRNELGQEDFLKLMVTQLTSQNPLKPQDGAEFVNQLAQFSTVTGIQQLQSSFADFAASAGKEQALMAANLVGRSALIASDKAILAANGKIEGELNVPAQADQVYVRIMDKNGNSIRTLEFGPQTEGPLSFEWDGKLDDELHFADPGLYKLKAEAVLGGRTTALETQIVAPVESVTMSGSKGMEVQFGGLGRYTLSDIRAVL; from the coding sequence ATGAGCATCGACCTCAACACGCTCAAATCTCTAGGCCTGACCGAACCCCAGGCGGCGGCGCGGAAACGCAACGAACTGGGGCAAGAGGACTTTCTCAAGCTGATGGTCACCCAATTGACCAGCCAAAATCCCCTCAAGCCCCAGGACGGCGCCGAATTCGTCAATCAGCTGGCGCAGTTCAGCACAGTGACGGGAATCCAGCAGCTGCAATCCTCATTCGCCGACTTTGCGGCGTCCGCCGGCAAGGAACAAGCCTTGATGGCCGCAAACCTGGTGGGACGATCCGCGCTGATCGCATCCGACAAAGCCATCCTGGCCGCAAACGGCAAAATCGAGGGCGAGCTGAACGTGCCGGCCCAGGCCGACCAGGTTTACGTCCGAATCATGGACAAGAACGGGAATTCGATCCGTACCCTGGAGTTCGGCCCGCAAACCGAAGGGCCGCTGTCTTTCGAATGGGACGGCAAGCTGGACGACGAACTGCATTTTGCCGATCCCGGACTTTACAAGCTCAAGGCCGAGGCCGTGCTCGGAGGTCGCACCACAGCGCTCGAAACGCAGATCGTCGCCCCCGTGGAAAGCGTAACCATGAGCGGATCGAAAGGCATGGAAGTCCAGTTCGGCGGACTCGGACGCTATACCTTGAGCGATATCCGAGCCGTCCTTTAG
- the flgC gene encoding flagellar basal body rod protein FlgC yields MSSFKIFDIAGSAMAAQSLRLNLVASNLANADSVSSSIEQTYRSRQPVFAAQLQEAVDKRNAPAGVQVLGVIESQAPLHMEYAPEHPMANADGYVFKPNVNTIEELTNMISASRAYRDNVEVANTAKQLMLQTLRLGQS; encoded by the coding sequence ATGTCATCCTTCAAGATCTTCGATATTGCCGGCTCCGCCATGGCTGCGCAGTCGCTGCGGCTGAATCTGGTGGCCAGCAATCTCGCCAATGCCGACAGCGTCAGCAGCAGCATCGAGCAAACCTACCGATCGCGGCAGCCGGTTTTCGCGGCGCAGCTCCAGGAGGCCGTGGACAAGCGCAACGCGCCGGCCGGCGTTCAGGTGCTCGGGGTAATCGAGAGTCAGGCGCCCCTGCACATGGAATATGCCCCGGAACATCCGATGGCCAACGCCGACGGCTATGTCTTCAAGCCGAACGTCAACACCATCGAGGAGCTGACCAATATGATATCCGCCTCCCGCGCCTACCGGGATAACGTCGAAGTGGCGAATACCGCCAAGCAGCTGATGCTTCAGACCCTCCGTCTCGGACAAAGCTAG
- the flgB gene encoding flagellar basal body rod protein FlgB yields MTISFDNALGIHPLALKLRDRRTELLASNLANADTPHYKARDLDFRSVLQSVRASPLSLAATRPGHLTAAAPGARGEALYRLPSQPSLDGNSVETEQEQMRFAENAVQYQATLNFLSGKISSLKTALTGE; encoded by the coding sequence ATGACGATCAGCTTCGATAATGCCCTGGGCATTCATCCCTTGGCCCTGAAACTCCGCGACCGCCGCACCGAATTGTTGGCCTCCAATTTAGCCAATGCCGACACGCCCCATTACAAAGCCCGCGACCTGGATTTCCGTTCGGTACTGCAGAGCGTCCGCGCTTCTCCCCTCAGCCTCGCTGCGACCCGGCCCGGGCATCTGACGGCGGCCGCTCCGGGCGCTCGAGGAGAAGCGCTTTATCGGCTGCCGTCGCAACCCAGCCTGGACGGCAATAGCGTGGAAACCGAACAGGAACAGATGCGTTTTGCCGAAAACGCGGTGCAATACCAGGCCACGCTCAACTTTCTGAGCGGCAAGATCTCCTCTTTGAAAACCGCCCTGACGGGAGAGTAA
- a CDS encoding CheR family methyltransferase encodes MNSDLNPEEFAVFRKFLVDACGILLGDSKQYLVKNRLTGLLRESDFSSIAQLIAALRSDNVPVKLKTRVIDAMTTNETFWFRDNSHFEELRNVLLPAWAANPTGGTLRIWSAACSSGQEPYSIGICVEEFFRYGWTGIRRNVQIIGTDISESILAEATQAAYSEMALSRGLDESLRSRYFERYQDKWKLKPEITDRVRFQQFNLLKPFAALGRFDIVFCRNVLIYFSEDLKRDILTRVAKVLNPGGYLFLSSTESLPSGLDLYETVRGPTCRYYRLRATF; translated from the coding sequence ATGAATTCGGATTTGAATCCCGAGGAATTCGCGGTGTTCCGGAAATTTCTCGTGGACGCCTGCGGGATTTTGCTCGGCGACAGTAAACAGTATTTGGTCAAGAATCGATTGACCGGCCTACTCAGAGAAAGTGATTTTTCATCCATCGCGCAGTTGATCGCCGCGCTGCGAAGCGATAATGTCCCGGTTAAGCTCAAAACCCGAGTTATCGATGCCATGACCACGAATGAGACATTTTGGTTTCGCGACAATTCTCACTTCGAGGAACTTCGAAACGTTCTTCTTCCCGCCTGGGCGGCCAATCCGACCGGCGGTACCCTCAGGATCTGGTCGGCAGCCTGTTCCTCGGGACAGGAGCCTTATTCGATAGGCATCTGCGTCGAGGAATTTTTTCGGTACGGCTGGACCGGCATCAGACGCAACGTACAGATCATAGGGACCGATATTTCGGAATCGATTCTGGCCGAAGCCACCCAGGCCGCTTATAGCGAAATGGCCTTGTCGCGCGGTCTGGACGAAAGTCTGAGGTCGCGTTATTTCGAACGCTACCAGGACAAATGGAAACTGAAGCCGGAAATCACCGATCGTGTCCGCTTCCAGCAATTCAATCTGCTCAAGCCGTTTGCGGCTCTGGGTCGATTCGATATCGTCTTCTGCCGAAACGTACTGATTTATTTCTCCGAGGATCTCAAGCGCGACATCCTGACGCGCGTAGCCAAAGTGCTCAACCCGGGCGGCTACCTGTTCCTGAGCAGTACGGAATCGCTTCCTTCCGGACTCGATTTGTATGAAACCGTTCGCGGCCCGACTTGCCGCTATTACCGCCTGAGGGCGACCTTCTGA
- a CDS encoding chemotaxis protein CheV — protein sequence MASVLEGVDQRTRLAGHNRLELLLFKLGGNQRFGINVFKVQEVIRRPPLSQLPKSNPVICGVAHLRGRTIPVMDLAMAIRGQPQPRDGSGYVIITEYNRSTQGFLVSAVDRIINMGWQEIQPPPNGTGRESYLTAVTQHDQELIEVIDVEKVMKEVMGGSERVSDGVIDGNAQLPRQHVLVVDDSAVARNQILRVLGQLEVENTIAKDGQAALDMLEQWKAEGKRLGDFLAMIISDVEMPRMDGYTLTARIRKDPEMKDVYVLLHTSLSGVFNQAMVEKVGANEFLAKYDPDDLARVVQRRLRERFEVR from the coding sequence ATGGCAAGCGTACTCGAAGGCGTCGATCAAAGAACCAGGCTCGCCGGACACAATCGCCTCGAACTCTTACTGTTCAAGCTTGGCGGCAATCAGCGCTTCGGCATCAATGTATTCAAGGTACAGGAAGTCATACGGCGTCCACCCTTGAGCCAGCTACCCAAATCGAACCCGGTCATTTGCGGCGTTGCCCATCTGCGCGGCAGAACCATCCCGGTGATGGATCTTGCCATGGCGATACGCGGACAGCCGCAGCCGCGGGACGGCAGTGGCTATGTCATCATTACCGAGTACAATCGTTCCACCCAGGGATTCCTGGTCAGCGCCGTTGATAGAATTATCAATATGGGCTGGCAAGAGATTCAGCCGCCGCCGAATGGTACCGGCAGGGAAAGCTACCTGACCGCCGTCACTCAGCATGACCAGGAACTCATCGAAGTAATCGATGTTGAAAAAGTGATGAAAGAAGTCATGGGCGGGAGCGAACGTGTGTCGGACGGCGTGATCGATGGGAATGCCCAACTTCCTCGGCAGCACGTGCTCGTCGTCGACGATTCGGCCGTGGCCCGCAACCAGATTCTTCGCGTGCTGGGCCAGCTCGAGGTGGAAAACACGATTGCCAAGGACGGCCAGGCGGCATTGGACATGCTTGAACAGTGGAAAGCGGAAGGCAAGCGATTGGGCGATTTTTTGGCCATGATCATCTCCGACGTGGAAATGCCGCGGATGGACGGCTATACGCTCACGGCCCGAATCCGCAAAGATCCCGAAATGAAAGACGTTTATGTGCTGCTCCACACTTCCCTGAGCGGCGTATTCAACCAGGCCATGGTGGAAAAGGTCGGCGCTAACGAGTTTCTTGCCAAATACGATCCGGACGATCTTGCCCGGGTTGTGCAAAGACGGCTCAGGGAACGTTTCGAGGTGCGCTAG
- the flgA gene encoding flagellar basal body P-ring formation chaperone FlgA: protein MRGKTQLLILWVLAMPRAFAAEGLQSHASIMEAITALVESDFRQKAQEFQMEPIKLDPRLRLPLCDRHLEAFFLSARRESGFLSLGVRCEGTHPWTIYNKVRVKVYRNVVVLKNAVRQGARLTETDLGLERRDLAELRGSYFTSYEPVINRPVRRTLAAGAVLSPDWLTVPKLIRRGQKVTIQAQSSHVAVKMSGRALSDGEAGQRIRVRNDQSKRIVEGMVAGPGLVLIPI, encoded by the coding sequence ATGCGCGGCAAAACTCAACTCCTAATCCTGTGGGTCCTGGCGATGCCTAGGGCTTTCGCTGCCGAAGGCTTGCAGTCCCATGCCTCGATCATGGAGGCGATCACGGCGCTGGTGGAGTCGGATTTCCGTCAGAAGGCTCAGGAATTCCAAATGGAGCCGATCAAACTCGACCCGCGCCTGCGGCTGCCACTCTGTGATCGTCACCTGGAAGCCTTCTTTCTTTCAGCTCGGCGGGAGAGCGGTTTTCTTTCCTTGGGCGTGCGTTGCGAAGGCACGCATCCTTGGACCATTTACAACAAGGTTCGCGTGAAGGTGTATAGGAACGTCGTGGTTCTTAAGAACGCCGTCCGGCAGGGCGCTAGGCTGACGGAGACCGATCTCGGCCTGGAGAGAAGGGATCTTGCCGAACTGCGCGGCAGTTATTTCACGTCGTACGAACCGGTGATCAACCGGCCCGTCAGGCGGACATTGGCGGCGGGTGCGGTATTGAGTCCGGACTGGCTCACCGTGCCCAAATTGATTCGGCGCGGACAGAAGGTCACCATTCAGGCGCAGAGCAGCCACGTCGCCGTCAAAATGTCGGGACGTGCGCTCAGCGACGGAGAGGCGGGCCAGCGGATTCGGGTGCGCAACGACCAATCCAAGAGAATCGTGGAAGGCATGGTTGCGGGTCCAGGCCTGGTCCTGATACCAATCTGA
- the flgM gene encoding flagellar biosynthesis anti-sigma factor FlgM — protein MEIKLHDSVTGLSGSGIQKRPNATGLGAASESGAGVSPETSLRLTEIKQRLLNESAVDKVKVAKIADAVESGSYRVNPQRVAEKLIDMERILPDFG, from the coding sequence ATGGAAATCAAGCTTCACGATTCCGTCACCGGTTTATCCGGCAGCGGAATTCAAAAAAGGCCTAACGCTACCGGGCTCGGTGCGGCATCGGAATCAGGTGCCGGCGTGTCGCCGGAGACGTCGCTTCGGCTCACCGAGATCAAGCAGCGCCTGCTGAACGAATCCGCCGTCGACAAAGTGAAAGTGGCGAAAATAGCGGACGCGGTCGAATCCGGAAGCTACCGGGTCAACCCGCAAAGGGTCGCCGAAAAGCTGATTGACATGGAACGCATACTTCCGGATTTTGGATGA
- a CDS encoding flagella synthesis protein FlgN: MIALTQELHELFRRTLDGLGEMSRLLEEEARCLAARDAAALEAVASKKQTLASVLNEVAVRQDGVVRVAAPVAAGRMTALLDRLDSEHPLAETLRSDWLEIVRLGAECRKRNELNGAYLGLLQRHVDSSLNFFHGVASPDATYGPDGATHRGEISRRSFSV; the protein is encoded by the coding sequence ATGATCGCTCTCACTCAAGAACTTCACGAACTGTTTCGCAGGACGCTCGACGGCCTCGGCGAGATGTCGCGATTGTTGGAGGAAGAGGCCAGGTGCCTTGCGGCGCGTGATGCTGCGGCGCTGGAAGCGGTCGCCTCGAAGAAGCAGACGCTCGCCTCCGTCCTCAACGAGGTGGCCGTCCGGCAAGACGGCGTTGTCCGCGTGGCCGCTCCCGTCGCGGCAGGGCGCATGACGGCTTTGCTCGACCGGCTCGATTCCGAACACCCGTTGGCCGAAACCCTCCGTTCCGATTGGCTGGAAATCGTGCGCCTCGGTGCGGAGTGCAGAAAGCGGAACGAGCTTAATGGAGCTTATCTTGGCCTCTTGCAACGGCATGTCGATTCCAGTTTGAATTTCTTCCACGGGGTCGCGTCGCCGGACGCGACGTACGGCCCGGACGGGGCGACACACCGCGGCGAAATCTCGCGCCGCTCGTTCTCGGTGTGA
- a CDS encoding TetR/AcrR family transcriptional regulator — MARIGNKQITRERLLDQGVAMIMEHGYHGTGLQDLLSSVQVPKGSFYNYFASKDEFGAEVVRHYIEPFIRQLGDYLERPELDALSALKRYFRDLIEELERRQFKGGCLLGNLIGEIGDTNETCMSALRDAFHRYRDKYAEGLARGQAEGTIRADLSAESMADLLSDSMQGALLRMKVDRSVRPLETCLGHLLDDYFRPKND; from the coding sequence ATGGCTCGCATCGGCAACAAACAAATTACTCGCGAAAGGCTCCTGGATCAGGGCGTCGCCATGATCATGGAGCATGGCTATCACGGCACGGGTCTGCAGGACCTGCTGTCCAGCGTTCAAGTTCCGAAAGGATCATTCTACAACTACTTCGCCAGCAAGGATGAGTTCGGGGCGGAAGTCGTTCGGCATTATATAGAGCCATTCATCCGGCAATTGGGCGATTACCTGGAGCGGCCCGAGCTGGACGCGCTGTCCGCCCTGAAGCGCTATTTCCGGGATCTGATCGAAGAATTGGAACGAAGGCAATTCAAAGGCGGCTGTCTGCTGGGCAATCTGATCGGTGAAATCGGCGATACCAACGAGACCTGCATGAGCGCCCTGCGGGACGCATTTCATCGGTATCGGGACAAGTACGCCGAGGGCTTGGCCCGCGGCCAGGCGGAAGGAACGATACGCGCTGACTTATCTGCCGAATCCATGGCGGATTTGTTGTCCGACAGCATGCAGGGCGCCTTGCTGCGGATGAAGGTGGACCGATCCGTGCGGCCGCTGGAGACCTGCCTGGGGCATTTGCTCGACGATTATTTCAGACCGAAGAATGACTGA
- the mtoX gene encoding methanethiol oxidase, which produces MTLGLVSALVLTGAGMAPVHADETCLSPYIAKITGQEDYVYVWTLGAIGVGDEQDKLVTVDVNPKSPKYGKVVDSLSVGGRNEAHHSDFTDDRHYLWAGGLDTSKIFIFDIHSDPAKPKLHKTINDFVAKSGGVVGPHSFYALPGRMLITGLSNNKDHGGRTAMVEYTNQGEYVATHWMPTDSDLRGAVKTGKYADGYNYDVRALPRRNVLVSSSFTGWNNYMMDFGKMLSDKEAMKHFGNTVVVWDLHSRKPKKVFDVPGSPLEVRCAWDETHNYCFTTTALTSKIWLIYEDDKGEWQAKEVADIGDPSKVPLPVDISISNDDKRLWVNTFMDGTTRAFDISNPHKPVQTYEKRVGAQVNMVSSSWDGKRLYYTSSLLANWDKKGKDNEQYLKLYHWDGKDLKEQFAVDFYKEKLGRPHQMRFGAYSLYKSVAEARPADIFAEFQRR; this is translated from the coding sequence ATGACGCTGGGATTGGTGTCCGCGCTGGTTTTGACGGGAGCGGGCATGGCCCCCGTTCATGCCGATGAAACCTGTTTATCGCCGTATATCGCAAAAATCACCGGCCAGGAAGATTACGTGTATGTCTGGACCCTGGGTGCGATAGGGGTCGGCGACGAACAGGACAAGCTGGTGACGGTGGATGTCAATCCGAAGTCGCCCAAGTACGGAAAGGTCGTGGACAGTCTCTCGGTAGGCGGCCGCAACGAAGCGCACCATTCGGATTTTACCGACGACCGCCACTATCTCTGGGCCGGCGGATTGGACACCAGCAAGATTTTCATCTTCGACATCCATAGCGATCCGGCGAAACCGAAGCTTCACAAGACGATTAACGATTTCGTCGCAAAAAGCGGCGGCGTGGTCGGGCCTCACTCGTTTTACGCCCTGCCCGGGCGTATGCTGATCACGGGGCTTTCGAACAACAAGGATCACGGCGGACGCACGGCAATGGTGGAATACACCAATCAGGGCGAATACGTCGCGACCCACTGGATGCCCACCGACAGCGATCTGCGCGGCGCGGTGAAGACCGGCAAGTATGCCGACGGCTACAACTACGACGTGCGCGCGCTGCCCAGGCGCAACGTGCTGGTTTCTTCATCCTTCACCGGGTGGAACAACTACATGATGGACTTCGGCAAAATGCTGTCCGACAAGGAGGCGATGAAGCATTTCGGCAATACGGTGGTGGTCTGGGATCTTCACAGCCGCAAGCCCAAGAAGGTGTTCGACGTGCCCGGCTCGCCCCTGGAAGTGCGCTGCGCCTGGGATGAAACCCACAATTACTGCTTCACCACCACGGCACTCACCTCCAAGATCTGGCTGATCTACGAGGATGACAAGGGCGAGTGGCAAGCCAAGGAAGTCGCGGATATCGGCGATCCCTCGAAAGTGCCTCTGCCCGTCGATATTTCGATCTCCAACGACGACAAGCGGCTTTGGGTGAATACTTTCATGGACGGCACTACTCGCGCGTTCGACATTTCGAATCCGCACAAACCGGTGCAGACCTATGAAAAGCGCGTCGGCGCGCAGGTTAACATGGTGTCGTCGAGCTGGGATGGGAAGCGCCTTTATTACACCTCGTCGCTGCTCGCCAATTGGGACAAGAAAGGCAAGGACAACGAGCAGTACCTCAAGCTTTATCACTGGGACGGCAAGGACCTGAAGGAGCAGTTCGCCGTCGACTTCTATAAGGAGAAGCTCGGACGTCCGCACCAGATGCGTTTCGGTGCTTATTCCCTGTACAAGAGCGTGGCCGAAGCACGGCCGGCGGACATCTTCGCGGAATTTCAGCGTCGCTGA
- a CDS encoding DUF4242 domain-containing protein, with the protein MPKYLIERDIPEAGKLSGQDLHAISQKSCSVLNRLGPKIQWVQSYVTDDKVYCVYIAPNEEMIRQHAEEGGFPANRISEIKTVIDPTTGE; encoded by the coding sequence ATGCCCAAGTATCTAATCGAACGTGATATTCCCGAAGCGGGAAAACTGTCGGGTCAGGACTTGCATGCGATTTCACAGAAATCGTGCAGCGTGCTGAACCGTCTGGGACCGAAAATCCAGTGGGTGCAGAGCTATGTCACGGACGATAAGGTCTATTGCGTCTACATCGCGCCCAACGAGGAGATGATTCGGCAGCATGCCGAGGAGGGCGGCTTCCCGGCCAACCGGATTTCGGAGATCAAGACGGTGATCGATCCGACTACCGGCGAGTGA
- the metG gene encoding methionine--tRNA ligase: MTSNRTILVTSALPYANGPIHLGHLVEYIQTDIWVRFQRMRGNTCYYVCADDTHGTPIMLRAEKEGISPEELIRRVHGEHLRDFTSFHIEFDNYYSTHSDETRQLAETIYGRLKERGLIEARSIEQYYDPVKEMFLPDRFIKGECPKCHAKDQYGDSCEACGATYSPTDLINPYSAVSGAAPVRKESVHYFFRLGKCEEFLKTWTRAGHLQDEAANKMAEWFEAGLSDWDISRDAPYFGFEIPDAPGKFFYVWLDAPIGYMGSFKNLCERLNLDFDQYWNKDSDAELYHFIGKDILYFHALFWPAMLEHSDFRTPSKILAHGFLTVNGEKMSKSRGTFITAESYLQQGLNPEWLRYYYACKLNGTMEDIDLNLADFVLRVNSDLVGKYINIASRAAGFIHRLFNGVILDQNLLPKIGEALNSDLTPKLPYNNVLTSNAVKGTAQWIADAYERRDFSRAIREIMVVADAINKFFNDAKPWELAKAPENLPEVHWVCSATIEAFRILTIYLKPLLPEIAKKVEDFLQIESLSWSDLDKSLAGHTIKPYQHLLTRIDPKQIESLVEANKQNLQAAAQPEPHSQQRHAEHQQHTIQPIADTITIDDFAKIDLRIARIAKAEHVEGADKLLKLTLDIGSETRTVFAGIKSAYDPAQLEGKLTVMVANLAPRKMKFGLSEGMVLAASDERGGPFVLIPDEGAQPGMRVK, encoded by the coding sequence ATGACCAGCAACCGAACGATCCTCGTCACCAGCGCCCTGCCCTATGCCAATGGCCCGATTCACCTGGGTCACCTGGTCGAATACATACAGACGGACATTTGGGTACGCTTCCAGAGAATGCGCGGCAATACCTGCTATTACGTCTGTGCAGACGACACCCACGGTACGCCCATCATGCTTAGGGCCGAAAAGGAGGGCATTAGCCCGGAGGAACTGATTCGACGGGTCCACGGCGAGCATCTCCGGGACTTTACCAGTTTTCACATCGAGTTCGACAATTACTATTCAACCCACTCGGATGAAACCCGGCAATTGGCCGAAACCATCTACGGACGCTTGAAAGAGCGAGGGCTCATCGAGGCGCGCTCGATCGAGCAATACTACGATCCGGTCAAGGAAATGTTTCTCCCGGACCGTTTCATCAAGGGCGAGTGCCCCAAGTGCCATGCCAAGGATCAGTACGGTGATTCCTGCGAAGCCTGCGGCGCAACCTATTCGCCGACCGACCTGATCAATCCCTATTCCGCCGTTTCCGGCGCGGCTCCGGTACGGAAGGAATCGGTGCATTATTTCTTCAGGCTCGGGAAATGCGAGGAGTTTCTCAAAACCTGGACCCGCGCCGGGCATCTACAGGACGAAGCCGCCAATAAAATGGCGGAATGGTTCGAGGCAGGCCTCTCCGACTGGGATATTTCCCGCGATGCCCCTTATTTCGGCTTCGAGATTCCCGATGCGCCGGGCAAATTCTTCTATGTCTGGCTGGACGCGCCCATCGGCTACATGGGCAGCTTCAAGAACCTGTGCGAGCGGCTGAACCTCGATTTCGACCAGTACTGGAACAAGGATTCGGACGCCGAGCTATACCACTTCATCGGCAAGGACATTCTCTATTTCCATGCCCTGTTCTGGCCGGCGATGCTGGAACACTCGGATTTCCGCACCCCCAGCAAGATTCTCGCGCACGGCTTCTTGACCGTGAACGGCGAGAAAATGTCCAAATCCCGCGGCACCTTCATCACTGCCGAAAGTTATCTCCAGCAGGGACTAAATCCCGAATGGCTGCGCTATTACTACGCCTGCAAGCTGAACGGGACGATGGAGGACATCGATCTCAATTTGGCCGATTTCGTTCTGAGGGTGAATAGCGATTTGGTGGGGAAATACATCAATATCGCGAGTCGAGCGGCGGGATTCATTCATCGCCTGTTTAACGGCGTCATTCTCGACCAGAATCTTCTGCCAAAAATCGGCGAAGCATTAAATTCTGACTTAACTCCCAAGTTGCCGTATAACAACGTTTTAACGAGCAACGCTGTAAAAGGCACTGCCCAATGGATCGCTGACGCCTATGAGCGGCGCGACTTCTCAAGAGCAATCAGGGAAATAATGGTTGTTGCGGACGCGATCAACAAGTTCTTCAACGATGCAAAACCCTGGGAATTGGCAAAGGCGCCTGAAAATCTTCCCGAAGTACATTGGGTATGCTCCGCAACAATCGAAGCGTTCCGAATTTTGACGATATATCTAAAACCGTTATTACCTGAAATCGCCAAGAAAGTTGAAGATTTCCTGCAAATTGAGTCGCTTTCTTGGTCTGATTTGGATAAATCGCTGGCAGGCCACACAATAAAGCCTTACCAACACCTTCTCACCCGCATCGACCCCAAACAAATCGAGTCTCTCGTGGAAGCCAACAAGCAAAATCTGCAAGCCGCCGCCCAACCGGAACCTCACTCGCAGCAGCGTCATGCCGAGCATCAGCAGCATACGATTCAACCGATCGCCGACACCATAACGATCGACGACTTCGCCAAGATCGATCTGCGCATCGCCCGCATCGCCAAAGCCGAGCATGTGGAAGGCGCCGACAAGCTGTTGAAGCTGACTCTGGATATCGGCAGCGAAACCCGCACGGTATTCGCGGGTATCAAATCGGCCTACGACCCGGCGCAATTGGAAGGAAAACTGACCGTGATGGTCGCGAATCTGGCGCCGCGCAAGATGAAGTTCGGATTGTCGGAAGGAATGGTATTGGCCGCAAGCGACGAACGCGGAGGACCGTTCGTATTGATCCCGGACGAAGGCGCACAGCCGGGAATGCGGGTCAAATAG
- the apbC gene encoding iron-sulfur cluster carrier protein ApbC — protein sequence MPLTQSDVESALRTLVDPNLDRDLVSARQVKKIEVEDSRVRVKVALGYPAAGFHAELKALIEQKLRSEIGATEVAVDVVTEILSHSVQKTLKPMPGVKNIIAIASGKGGVGKSTTTVNLALALTAEGARVGILDADIYGPSQPLMLGISGRPDTEEGKRLIPMVAYGVQSMSIGYLVDEDAPMIWRGPMVTGALQQLLKDTRWDDLDYLLIDLPPGTGDVQLTLAQQIPVSGAIIVTTPQDIALLDAQRGLQMFEKVGIPVLGIVENMSIHICSNCGHAEPIFGEGGGEKMARKYGVELLGSLPLDISIRKNADGGYPTVIAEPDSKPAQIYKGVARKMAARLALRAKDYSARFPTITVVND from the coding sequence ATGCCGCTTACCCAATCTGATGTCGAGAGTGCCCTTAGAACCTTGGTGGATCCTAACCTTGACCGGGATTTAGTTTCCGCCAGGCAGGTCAAGAAAATTGAAGTGGAGGATTCCCGGGTCCGGGTGAAGGTGGCTCTCGGCTACCCGGCGGCCGGCTTCCATGCCGAGCTCAAAGCCCTGATCGAACAAAAGCTTCGATCGGAAATCGGCGCGACCGAAGTCGCCGTGGACGTCGTCACTGAGATCCTTTCCCACTCGGTTCAGAAAACCCTGAAGCCGATGCCGGGAGTGAAAAATATCATCGCGATCGCGTCCGGCAAGGGCGGCGTCGGGAAATCGACGACCACCGTCAACCTGGCGCTGGCTTTAACGGCCGAAGGCGCGCGGGTCGGCATCCTGGATGCCGATATTTACGGCCCCAGTCAGCCGCTCATGCTGGGAATTTCGGGGCGGCCGGACACCGAGGAGGGCAAGCGGCTGATCCCGATGGTTGCCTACGGCGTACAGTCCATGTCGATCGGCTATCTGGTCGACGAGGATGCCCCGATGATCTGGCGCGGCCCCATGGTGACCGGTGCCTTGCAGCAATTGCTCAAGGATACCCGGTGGGACGATCTGGATTATCTGCTCATCGACTTGCCGCCCGGCACCGGCGACGTCCAATTGACGCTGGCGCAGCAAATTCCGGTGTCGGGGGCAATCATCGTCACCACCCCCCAGGACATTGCCCTGCTGGATGCCCAGAGAGGGCTCCAGATGTTCGAGAAAGTGGGGATCCCGGTCTTGGGCATCGTTGAAAACATGAGTATTCACATCTGTTCGAACTGCGGCCATGCCGAGCCGATCTTCGGCGAAGGCGGCGGCGAAAAGATGGCCCGGAAATACGGCGTGGAGCTGCTCGGGTCTTTGCCGCTCGACATCAGCATCCGGAAAAACGCCGACGGTGGCTATCCCACGGTAATCGCCGAGCCGGACAGCAAGCCGGCGCAAATCTACAAGGGCGTGGCCCGCAAGATGGCCGCCCGTTTGGCTTTGAGAGCAAAGGATTACAGTGCGCGTTTCCCCACTATCACCGTTGTCAACGACTAG